Proteins encoded in a region of the Variovorax sp. PAMC 28711 genome:
- a CDS encoding NAD-dependent succinate-semialdehyde dehydrogenase, with protein MTSSYSDTRLLIDGEWCDAASRKTLDVLNPATGERIGRVAHAGIADLDRALASAQRGFDKWKNTPANERAATMRKAAGLLRERADSIARLLTQEQGKPLAEARVEVMAGADIIEWFADEGRRVYGRIVPSRNLAAQQLVLKEPVGPVAAFTPWNFPINQIVRKLGAALATGCSFLVKAPEETPASPAALLQAFVDAGIPPGTVGLVFGDPAEISSYLIASPIIRKVTFTGSTPVGKQLAALAGQHMKRVTMELGGHAPVIVAEDANVALAVKAAGAAKFRNAGQVCISPTRFLVHNSLVEEFAQTLVKHAESLKLGDGLTEGTTLGPLANARRITAMAKVMDDARSKGATIATGGERVGSAGNFFAPTVITNVSLDADVFNNEPFGPVAAIRGFDTLDEAITEANRLPFGLAGYAFTGSIKNAHILAQRLELGMLWINQPATPSPEMPFGGVKDSGYGSEGGPEALESYLVTKSVSIMGV; from the coding sequence ATGACCAGTTCTTACTCCGACACCCGACTTCTCATCGACGGCGAGTGGTGCGATGCCGCCAGCCGCAAGACCCTCGACGTGCTGAACCCGGCGACGGGCGAGCGCATCGGACGCGTCGCGCATGCCGGGATCGCCGACCTCGACCGCGCCCTGGCCTCGGCCCAACGCGGTTTCGACAAGTGGAAGAACACCCCCGCCAACGAACGCGCCGCCACCATGCGCAAAGCCGCCGGGCTGCTGCGCGAACGGGCTGACAGCATCGCCCGCCTGCTCACGCAGGAGCAGGGCAAGCCGCTGGCCGAAGCGCGCGTCGAAGTGATGGCGGGCGCCGACATCATCGAATGGTTCGCCGACGAAGGCCGCCGTGTGTACGGCCGCATCGTGCCCTCGCGCAACCTCGCCGCGCAGCAGCTCGTGCTGAAGGAGCCGGTCGGTCCGGTCGCCGCGTTCACGCCGTGGAACTTCCCGATCAACCAGATCGTGCGCAAGCTCGGCGCGGCGCTCGCCACCGGCTGTTCGTTCCTGGTCAAGGCCCCGGAAGAAACGCCCGCATCGCCCGCCGCGCTGCTGCAGGCTTTCGTGGATGCTGGCATCCCGCCCGGCACCGTTGGCCTGGTGTTCGGCGACCCGGCCGAAATCTCCAGCTACCTCATCGCCAGCCCGATCATCCGCAAGGTCACCTTCACCGGCTCGACGCCGGTCGGCAAGCAACTGGCCGCACTCGCCGGCCAGCACATGAAGCGCGTGACGATGGAACTCGGCGGCCACGCCCCGGTGATCGTCGCGGAAGACGCCAACGTGGCACTCGCGGTCAAGGCCGCCGGTGCGGCCAAGTTCCGCAACGCCGGCCAGGTCTGCATTTCGCCCACCCGCTTCCTCGTGCACAACAGCCTGGTCGAAGAGTTCGCGCAGACGCTGGTCAAGCACGCCGAAAGCCTGAAGCTCGGCGACGGCCTCACCGAAGGCACGACGCTCGGCCCGCTCGCCAACGCACGCCGCATCACCGCGATGGCCAAGGTGATGGACGACGCGCGCAGCAAGGGCGCGACCATCGCGACCGGTGGCGAACGCGTCGGCAGTGCCGGCAACTTCTTCGCGCCGACCGTCATCACCAACGTGTCGCTCGACGCCGATGTGTTCAACAACGAGCCCTTCGGTCCGGTCGCGGCCATTCGCGGTTTCGACACGCTCGACGAAGCCATCACCGAAGCCAACCGCCTGCCGTTCGGCCTGGCGGGCTACGCGTTCACCGGCTCGATCAAGAACGCGCACATCCTGGCGCAGCGCCTGGAGCTCGGCATGCTGTGGATCAACCAGCCGGCCACGCCGTCGCCGGAAATGCCCTTCGGCGGCGTGAAGGATTCGGGCTATGGCTCGGAGGGCGGCCCGGAAGCGCTCGAGTCGTACCTCGTCACCAAGTCGGTGTCGATCATGGGCGTGTGA